The following proteins come from a genomic window of Lolium rigidum isolate FL_2022 chromosome 5, APGP_CSIRO_Lrig_0.1, whole genome shotgun sequence:
- the LOC124657935 gene encoding B-box zinc finger protein 18 isoform X2: MRTICDVCESAVAVLFCAADEAALCRPCDEKVHMCNKLASRHVRVGLADPNKLVRCDICENSSAFFYCDIDGTSLCLSCDMAVHVGGKRTHGRYLLLRQRVEFPGDKPGHMDDVAMQQMDTENPRDQNKAHLVAKEQMVNNHNASDDPASDGNCNGQGNIDSKMFDLNMRPARIHGQDPGSGS; this comes from the exons ATGAGGACGATCTGCGATGTCTGCGAGAGCGCGGTGGCGGTGCTCTTCTGCGCGGCCGACGAGGCCGCGCTCTGCCGCCCCTGCGACGAGAAG GTACATATGTGTAACAAGCTTGCTAGTCGGCATGTAAGGGTTGGACTTGCGGACCCTAATAAGTTAGTACGCTGTGATATATGTGAAAATTCTTCTG CTTTCTTCTACTGCGACATAGATGGCACATCACTTTGCTTGAGCTGTGATATGGCTGTTCATGTTGGTGGGAAACGAACCCATGGAAGATATTTGCTCCTAAGACAACGGGTTGAA TTTCCAGGAGATAAACCAGGGCATATGGATGACGTAGCTATGCAACAGATGGACACTGAAAACCCGAGGGACCAAAATAAGGCTCATTTGGTAGCAAAGGAGCAAATGGTGAACAACCACAATGCCTCTGATGATCCGGCCTCAGATGGCAATTGCAACGGCCAGGGTAACATTGATTCCAAAATGTTTGATCTCAATATG